The sequence GGCGGCGGCTAGGTCGTCTAGTTCCTCCATGCGGCGGAAACGGCTCTCGAACCGGTTGACGGCCTTGCGGAGCGCCAGTTCCGGTGGCACACCGAGGTGGCGGGCCAGGTTGGCCACCGCGAACAGCACGTCGCCCAGCTCGTGGTCGGCCTCCTCCGGTCGGGCCTCCTCGGCCTGGTCTATCACCTCGACCAACTCGGCGATCTCCTCCTCCACGTCGCCTACCACCGAACGGGCGTCAGGCCAGTCGAATCCCACCCGGGCGGCTCGCTTCTGGAGCTTGACCGCCCGGTCCAGTCCGGGGAGATTGCCAGGCACGCCGTCCATCAGCGATTCACGGTGCTTCTCGCCCGCCTTGATCTCCACCCAGTTGGCGATCACTTCCTCGGCATCCTGGACCTCGAGGGTGCCGAACACGTGGGGATGGCGGCGCACCAGCTTGCGCCGGAGGGTCTCGGCCACGTCCTCGACATCGAACGCTCCCGTCTCCGAGGCCAGGTTGGAGTGGAAGATGACCTGTAGGAGGACATCGCCCAGTTCCTCCTCCACATCGTGGTAGGCCACGTAGTCGACCTCGTCCCCGTCGGGCGCGCCGGGAGGGAGGCGACCGATGGCCTCCAGCAGCTCGAAGGTCTCCTCCACGGCGTATGGGGTGAGAGAGTCGTGGGTCTGCCGCCGGTCCCATGGACACTCCGTCCTCAGCCGCCGCATCGCCCGGATGGCCCCGACCAGACCGGTCTCGGGAGGTTCGAGGAACAGGCTGGTGCGCGCATTAGCCGCTTCGGTGGGGACTTCCCCGATCGGATAGGTGCGTATTAGGGCCTTCTTGGTGCCGAGGTCTGACAGCACGGTCACCGGGGTGCCGTCGGGGAGGGTGCGTCCGAGCCGGCGCAGCGCATCGTCGAGCACCGGTCCGGTGTCGACCTGGAACACCACCGTCGGCAGGTCGAGCATCAGTGGATCCGGCAGGTCCCGGCCGTCCAGCACCGTGAAGCCCCGCTCGGTGGGGTCCATCTGGAGGGCGGAGAACACCTCGTCGAGGAACGACGGGGCATGTAGCAATTCGACGGGTCGGCCCGCCGCCCGGCAGCGCTCCCTCAGTTCGGCGACGGTGCGTTCCCCGTAGAGCGGGCTCCCCGGCGTCGCGTAGATCACGGGGCCCATCTCCGCCGCCGCCAGCACCCTCGACACGATGGCCTCGTACACCTCGTCGAACGTCTCGCCGGCCTCGTAGAGGTCGTCACAGGTGGTCACCTTCTGGCTCCGCGCCAGCTCGGCGGCAGCCGGGTGCTCTCCGGTGCGGAGGATCACCCGGCGATCGGGATCGAGCAATGCCTCCCTGACCCCGGCGGGAGTCCGGGAGAGGTCTCCCGGCCCGAGGCCGGCGACGATCAGGACTTCGCTCAGGATTCCGGCGGGATGATGTTGGGGCTCGGCTCGGTACTCCATGTCCCGTACTCGGGCTCCACCACGACCTCCGCTTCCGTCAGGACGCGGGTCAGCCAATCCACCCATCGGCGGTTGCCATCCGACAGCCTCAGGTCCTCCGCCAACCCGTCCCGGACATCCTCGAATGCGGGAACGGTCCGCTCGTTCACCAGGATCACGTGCCAACCGAAGGTGGTCTGGACCGGTCCGAACGGGACGCCCACCTCCGCCTTGAGCGTCGCGGCGGCGAACTCCTCCACGTAGGAACTGGGGGAGGAGCACCCCAGATCGCCCCCGTTGGGGCCGCTGGGGCCGGTTGACAGCTCCATCGCCAGCGCCGCGAAGTCCTCGCCGGCTACTGCGCGGTCGTAGGTGGCGATGCCTTCCTCCTCGGTCGCGACGAGGATGTGGGCCGAGCAGACCTGGCTGAGTTCGCCGAGCGACGCCTCGTAGATCGCCATCAGCTCGTCTTCGGTGGGAGGACCGGCGTCGGCCACGAGCTCGGCCGACACCTGGTCGGCGGTAACTTCCTGGGCTGCGATGAGACGGAGCGAGGCCTCGGTGAGGCCGTAGTTCTCGTAGATCTGCTCAGGGGTGAGGCCCGTCTGCATGAGCAATTCTCCAAGCTTGGCGTCGACGAGCTGATCGGTCCGGACCACGCCGAACTCTTCCTCTGCCTGCGAGGACATCACCCGGTCGGCCACCACCAGCATCAGCGAGTTGGCGAAGCGGTTGACGTCAACCGTGTCGCCCTCATCGGGGATCAGGACAGCCACCTCGTCGAAGGTGATCGATTCGCCTTCAACCGTGGCCACTTCGCCGGTGCTCCCGCACGCTACGAGGAGAACCGCCGTCAACGACGCGAGCGCGACGAGGGCCGGACGGGACCGGCTTCCCCGGCGTACGGTGATGAGGCTACGCAACCTTGTCTCCTTCCTACGGACGCAATCCGGTTCCGGCGCCCATGGAGTCCGGGTAGCGATGGTAGCCCTGATTCTCGGCACGATTACCGGCCGACCGCTGCACCCCGGCCGGACCCGCGCCTCTCGAGGACCTGGGGACCGGGGCATCCCGGCCGGGTCAATCTTCGGTATCGGCGGGCGGGGGCCACATTTTCGTCAGGAAGGCCAGCAGGAAGGGCAGGGCATCCACATACCCGGGTAGGGGTATGAACAGCTTCTCCCCGGTGGCGTTCAGGATGGCTTCGGGCGCCAGGCGGTCGAGCCGGATCTCCTGTGACTGGCTGAGGCGAACCGGCCCGAGGCGAACCTCCCTGCGGAGTTGGACGATCTCGTCGATCCCCACCCTGATGGCCTCGACCCGCAGGCGGGCCATATCGAGCAACCGCTCCGCCTCATCGGGGAGAGGGCCGTAGCGGTCGCGCCATTCCAGCGCCACGTCGGCCACGTCCTCCTGGGACACGGCCACCGCCAGGGTGCGGTACGCCTCGAGCCTGGCATGCTGGTCGGATACGTAGTCCTCGGGTAGATGCGCGTCGACCGGCAGATCGATCCGGACTTCCTTGATGGACTCGGTGGCGGGCTCGGTGCCCATCCTCTCGGCGACCGCCTCCGAGACCAGCTCCACGTACATATCGAAGCCCACCGCCGCGATATGGCCCGACTGCACCTCGCCCAGGATCGAGCCCGCTCCCCGGATCTCCAGGTCGCGCAGCGCGAGTTGGAGCCCTGATCCGAGATCGCTGGATTCGCCAACGGCTTCCAGGCGGCGGTAGGCGGTCTCCGAAAGCGTGGTCTCCGGATGGAACAGGTAGGCGTAGGCCCGCCTTCCCGATCGTCCCACCCGGCCCCGGAGCTGGTGGAGCTGGGCCAGGCCCAGCTGGTCGGCCCGCTCCACGATCAGGGTGTTGACCTGGGGCAGGTCGAGCCCCGACTCGATGATGGTGGTGGCGACCAGCACGTCGTAGCGGTGGTCCCAGAAGTCGAGCATCATCTGCTCGAGGGTCCCTTCGTTCATCCGGCCGTGGGCGACGCCGTAGCGGGCATTGGGTACCAACTCCCGGAGCCGGGCCACGGCGTGGTCGATCGAGCGCACCCGGTTGTGGACGTAGAAGACCTGCCCGTCGCGGAGCATCTCCCGGCGGATCGCCGCCGACACCACCCTGCGGTCATAGGGTCCGACGAAGGTGAGGATCGGGTGCCGGTCCTCGGGTGGGGTGCGGATGTGGCTCACGTCCCGGATCCCGGTGAGGGCCATCTCCAACGTGCGGGGAATGGGGGTGGCGGTGAGCGTGACCACGTCCACGGCCGTCTTCATGGCCTTGATACGGTCCTTGGCCTTGACGCCGAAGCGATGCTCCTCGTCCACCACCAGCAGGCCCAGCTTGCGGAACCTCACCCGGTCGGACAGCAGCCCGTGGGTTCCGATCACGATGTCCACCTGGCCGCTCTCGAGGCCGTGCACCACCCGGCGCGCCTGCGCAGCGGTGAGGAAACGGCTCAGCATCTCGACCCGGAGGGGGTAGGCGGCGAAGCGCTCCGAGAAGGTCTGGAAGTGCTGCTGGACGAGGAGAGTGGTGGGGCACAGCATGGCAACCTGGTACCCGTCGGCCACCGCCTTGAAGGCGGCCCGCAGGGCGACCTCGGTCTTGCCGAAGCCAACGTCGCCGAAGATGAGGCGGTCCATGGGGAGCGGGGACTCCATGTCCCTCTTCACGTCCTCGATGGCGGTCAGCTGGTCGGCGGTCTCCTCGAAGGGGAAGGCGGCCTCAATCTCGCGCTGCCAGGGCGTGTCGGGCTCGAAGGCGTGGCCCTTGGCCGCCGCGCGGGCCCGGTGGACCGCCACCACGTGCTCGGCCAGGACCGACGCTTCCCGCCGGACCTTGCTCCGGGTGGCCGCCCAGTCGCGTCCTCCCATCCGGCTGAGACGGGGGGATTCCCCGCCCGTGTACTTGCGAACCGCAGCCAGCTGGTCGGTGGGTACGTACAGGCGGTCATCCTTGGCGTAGACGATCAGGAGGTAGTCTCGCTCCACCCCGGCGATGGTCCGGCTGATCAGCCCGTCGAAGCGTCCGATGCCGTGGTGGCGATGGACCACGTAGTCGCCGGGCTCGAGGTCTTCGTATCCGGAAGACGTCCGGCGGCGGGTGACGGGTCGGCGGTGGGCTCGGCGGCGACCCAGTATCTCCCGCTCGCCCAGCACGGCCAGCTTGAGGGATGGAAGTACTACTCCGGTGTGGATGCCCTCGGCGAGTATTCCCGAGCGGACCGGTCCGGTCAGCCGCTCGATCACCGGCAGGTCTAGGCCGTTCTCCCTCAGGACGTCCGCCACCCGGTTGGCGGCCGGGGCGCCGTCCATGGCCAGGACCACATCCGTACCGG is a genomic window of bacterium containing:
- the mazG gene encoding nucleoside triphosphate pyrophosphohydrolase; its protein translation is MEYRAEPQHHPAGILSEVLIVAGLGPGDLSRTPAGVREALLDPDRRVILRTGEHPAAAELARSQKVTTCDDLYEAGETFDEVYEAIVSRVLAAAEMGPVIYATPGSPLYGERTVAELRERCRAAGRPVELLHAPSFLDEVFSALQMDPTERGFTVLDGRDLPDPLMLDLPTVVFQVDTGPVLDDALRRLGRTLPDGTPVTVLSDLGTKKALIRTYPIGEVPTEAANARTSLFLEPPETGLVGAIRAMRRLRTECPWDRRQTHDSLTPYAVEETFELLEAIGRLPPGAPDGDEVDYVAYHDVEEELGDVLLQVIFHSNLASETGAFDVEDVAETLRRKLVRRHPHVFGTLEVQDAEEVIANWVEIKAGEKHRESLMDGVPGNLPGLDRAVKLQKRAARVGFDWPDARSVVGDVEEEIAELVEVIDQAEEARPEEADHELGDVLFAVANLARHLGVPPELALRKAVNRFESRFRRMEELDDLAAADLDRLDALWEQAKREEHS
- a CDS encoding peptidylprolyl isomerase, with product MRSLITVRRGSRSRPALVALASLTAVLLVACGSTGEVATVEGESITFDEVAVLIPDEGDTVDVNRFANSLMLVVADRVMSSQAEEEFGVVRTDQLVDAKLGELLMQTGLTPEQIYENYGLTEASLRLIAAQEVTADQVSAELVADAGPPTEDELMAIYEASLGELSQVCSAHILVATEEEGIATYDRAVAGEDFAALAMELSTGPSGPNGGDLGCSSPSSYVEEFAAATLKAEVGVPFGPVQTTFGWHVILVNERTVPAFEDVRDGLAEDLRLSDGNRRWVDWLTRVLTEAEVVVEPEYGTWSTEPSPNIIPPES
- the mfd gene encoding transcription-repair coupling factor — encoded protein: MRAPLSPLLDRWRHDRLPRPPDRLVVPVAARAITVAGLAGSARGPVVVVVPSDPEAETLASDLRLFTDDVALFPSWETLPFEHVSPNLSTMASRSEVRDRLSGGPRGLVVVASVRSVIQRVSRCSTDPVVVRSGTEVAFEPLVNRLDAYGYTRTDRVEARGEFAVRGGILDVFPAQAAQPVRLDFWGDQVDEIRVFSIGSQRSTDSVDELRAYPARELRPDPQVRETARDLYHRLPWAASIWDRFAQGLRFAGMESWLPWLAPARCFLDEIPPLATTVLLDPVRIGARATDLAEEEQDLAEALAGTWGESFPVDQERPALFLDFDSSLPAGVLECPPLAASPADRGITVGPWEAQPGDRESVTAGLLRLRLAGTDVVLAMDGAPAANRVADVLRENGLDLPVIERLTGPVRSGILAEGIHTGVVLPSLKLAVLGEREILGRRRAHRRPVTRRRTSSGYEDLEPGDYVVHRHHGIGRFDGLISRTIAGVERDYLLIVYAKDDRLYVPTDQLAAVRKYTGGESPRLSRMGGRDWAATRSKVRREASVLAEHVVAVHRARAAAKGHAFEPDTPWQREIEAAFPFEETADQLTAIEDVKRDMESPLPMDRLIFGDVGFGKTEVALRAAFKAVADGYQVAMLCPTTLLVQQHFQTFSERFAAYPLRVEMLSRFLTAAQARRVVHGLESGQVDIVIGTHGLLSDRVRFRKLGLLVVDEEHRFGVKAKDRIKAMKTAVDVVTLTATPIPRTLEMALTGIRDVSHIRTPPEDRHPILTFVGPYDRRVVSAAIRREMLRDGQVFYVHNRVRSIDHAVARLRELVPNARYGVAHGRMNEGTLEQMMLDFWDHRYDVLVATTIIESGLDLPQVNTLIVERADQLGLAQLHQLRGRVGRSGRRAYAYLFHPETTLSETAYRRLEAVGESSDLGSGLQLALRDLEIRGAGSILGEVQSGHIAAVGFDMYVELVSEAVAERMGTEPATESIKEVRIDLPVDAHLPEDYVSDQHARLEAYRTLAVAVSQEDVADVALEWRDRYGPLPDEAERLLDMARLRVEAIRVGIDEIVQLRREVRLGPVRLSQSQEIRLDRLAPEAILNATGEKLFIPLPGYVDALPFLLAFLTKMWPPPADTED